One Coffea eugenioides isolate CCC68of chromosome 2, Ceug_1.0, whole genome shotgun sequence genomic window, TCTTGAGGACAAGACTCTCAAAATGGGGAAGGCAATGTGAGGAATTGTTATTGCTGCGTAGTCGTTTTAGGCGAAATTGGGTAAATAGAAGGAAGGGAGCCAACGTTTAAGTAGGACGGCGTCGTAATAGCTAGAAATCAGACGAATTAGGGCATAAGTGGGACGGCGTCGTTTAGCTAGCAGAATAGGAAATTAGTTAGTCGGTTAGCTTGCCTATTTGTACCCATGTGATTAGTGGAGGTGGTTAGGAAAGATAATaacaaaattttgtttccttCTCTCTCTTCTCAGATTTCCCTCCCATTTTCTCTTCCCTCTCTCTCGTCTGAACTCTTCCCTAATTCTTCCCCAATCTCTGATTCTCCCAATTCTCTCTCATTTTCTCCAAGATTCGGGTCAGGTGCCTGACATAGTAACGAGCTGAATTGCAACCTTTTCTTCGCAACCTGTTGTAGATTACGTTTTTGATTAATTATCCCCATTCTTACGGAAAGTGGATAATTAATTTGCAAGTTATGGTATTTATTTGCAAGTTATGGGCCTTATTTTGCAGATaagttttttgccaaatttgtctagtacaaattttttaaaaactttagttacagtaacctcaaaaaaaatttaaaattttttaaactatacacttcaaaatattcaaaaaaaaatacacttcaaaaaatattttaaaaacttctacaataagttacagtaaagttttaaacaaacacccaaaaaactcacttacCAAACAGGGCCATGATTTCGGAGCATCTTTCGTGCCCAAAACCGGTTGACATAAGTCATATTACGAATCATCCCACCATGTAAAAATTACTGTAAACAACCAAATGCCTATCAGTCATCTACTTGAAAACACATCTCAGtgctccaaaaaagaaaaaaattaccGCGTTCTTTTGAGTTACGTTATCAAAGTTTTTGTGATGTTTGTGGCATGAAAtgataatttaaaatatatttgaaaattagttttttaaaaaatgaaatatatgCTTTCGCAAATGGGCAAGCATCATTTTATCAGACTCATGTTGAAATGGTAGAGACAAGTCATTTTAGCTAAGTTTAACCGGGTTGGGTTTTCCTTTATTTATGAGGGGATGGGTGTTAAGACAGTTTTTGCCGCTCATCATTCATGAAAATTGATATAGTCAATAGTAATGAACTTGGGGCCGAAAAGAACAATAACATGAGATTTCTCTCTATGTAGTAGTGGTCCCAATTTGAATGACCTACCACTATTCCAAACAAGAGATATCTTTACTCCACATAAATAGCTAGTGTAGTGTTGTATTCTCGTAAACTAGAATTTGTCTAATCTAACATTCCCTTGATTAGCGGCAAGCATTAAGATGCATAAAATTGCAATTTCTAATTAATACTATGGCAAGTCCTCTAAATATAAATAAGCACAAGCGAAAGTCGTTCAAAACATCTCTCACATGAAGAGGGGTTAATTTCATTGATAAGGTAAGAGAGATTCTATATAAGAGATTTTAGATTCAAAACTTTTTACTTATcaatatacatacacacactcATCTCTCGCatttttttaaatgaatttttcatttcttactttttaaatattaaggCTCATTTAGCATTTAAAGttaatgaatttaaattttaacatattcaaatgcatttgataacaaaaaattgaacatctgaactaattaagtggcactgaatttcctaaataaaatttgttctcaaaattaagtgataaactattcacttatcactaaatgtgatatacactcaaatgtattaaatttaataattaacaattcaataacttaatgatttcaaatttcaaatttcagttttcaaactttaattttatcaaatgcaccctaaCTTTAAAGGGCAAAAAGTTCATGTGTCacattttaaaataataaataaatatggATCGAGTCATTTGTTCAATTATGCATGTAAAATGAAATGTGGATCTAGTCATTCCTTTTTTGCCactaaaaaagaaagatagagAGATCTGATTCTTTTGCCACtaaaaaaattagatttgatCATTTTGTACTTAAAAAAATGAATACATGTGAATTACGTGATAGATTCAGGctaaaaaataattagaagTCTAGGTTGAAACTAGATTTAGTCAACTTAATTTTGTTAGGAACATGAAGtcaatattttaaaagtgaggcaACATGAGCATGTTtcaatagtagattatttgaaataatcttttgaaaaaaggaaaacgcATTGATAATGTTTTAAAGTTGATGGatgaaaaattctttttacgAAATATGAGAaacattttgaacaattttctcAAACTAAATACAAACACCActtgtttatttgctttttgaATATGTCATTGGTTATTGAAGCACGTTTGAATAAAAAACATCATTTAAAAATTGCAAGCAAATTTTGAAGCATGAATACCAGGCAAACTCGATGCTTTTATTCCTGTTGTTTAGAATTTTTGGATGCTTGTATGTTGTATTGTTGTATGCCGCTTCatctaaaaaagaaatttgtgcttGTGCTCGCTTTGTTTGGTAGTGATATAATTGAAGCCGCCATTGCATCGAACCCATTAGACGCTTGTAATAGGGctaatttttataatatactttaaactttaattttaaaCACTTTATACTTTAAATTCTTAACTTTAAATATTTTATACcataaatttttaatttatttcatttaaatcCAATCAATGATAATATTACCAAAATTAACGAGATAAATGGCGTTCAAATTAATGATAATATATTGCATTGTTCTAGTTGCGATCCCTTTGCTATCTTTGACCACTTTCAACATGTTATCATTATTTTTTGTGGTTCGAATCATTGATAAAAGACAATATAAATTAATACTCTTTCTGTCTCATTTTGATAGTTTTTTTTtgacacagtttaagaaaaattagttaattttgttgaaaGAATAAATCTAACTTACTATATTCCTAAAATACCTTACATTGAATGGAGTATGACCAATTAGCTTTATATTAAATAAGTTAAGTTATACTCAATAACAACCTACATTAAATAAGGGCATTCTAGAGGAATCACACGCTAATAAAATTCTTCAATTGAAAGGTGAGCTATAATTTGTGAtggatgaaaaaggaaaaacctaTAAAAGTGGACTGGAGGGAGTAATAACATATAATTTTATTGTAATTGTGATATTTTGATTCCCTTCAATCACTTTCAGCAAACTATCATCAATTTATAAGGCCTTTTTATGCCtttgattttgttaattttgtcATTGACTAGAATTAAATGTTACAAACTTGAGAGTTTATGGTATATAATGTCCAAAATTGAGAGTTAAGAGTGAGAGACAtttaaaattaaagtttaaggTGTAAAGTGAAGCTAGTCCTTTGTATTGAGTATAGTATTAGCATCAAGCTCACATGCCACAGCGTACATAGTACTTGATTGTACTTCTTTCGTTCACTTACACGAGAAACCAATCGATGAACTTGCAATAATGCTCGTGGAGGTTAGCAACATAGCACAATAATGTAGTTCATTTAAGCATCAGAACAATTTTTCGAGTCACAACCTTTTTGAATATACAACATCAATCTTCAGCTTTCAATAGACATGTTTTCTCTTTTTGGCAAATAATTGCACTCATATTGCCGTGTAGCATCTTCTCTTCTTCTATTTTTTACTTGCGTTAAAAGGAGAGCACCCAAGTATTCGATAGTCTCTCATTTGcaagggaaattttttttttcccatacACGTAATAGTCTCTCTTTTGCTAGACTTTTAGTTACCAATTGTAACTACtcttgaaaattgaaaaagaaaaattctatAAACACTGATATATTTTAcggattaatcttctatacactgacagtgtatatactttCACTATTGAATGCATGATacataattcgaatttgaatttgaatctcaaattttgcatagatATTGTGTATCCAACcataatagtgtatacactgtcagtgtatataagatttactcatatttTGTAGCAaaacaaatgaatgaaaaaaacCATAGTTTTTTTTACGTAAATTCTCCACAAAAAGGCATCATAATATTAAATTAACTATGTAATAATCAATATCCAAAGTGCACACATGTCAAGCATGCCTACATTACTATTCTAAGAGTTTTCACCTGACTGTAATGACTACTGGGCTCTGACTCTTCCAATGAAATAAGTGTTTCTAAGAAAttaatttcatatttttatctTTGAAAGTTTTGGTTTGGTTTCTAAAATTGGATTTCTCTTCTTCTTAATTTTGGACTTTAAAGATTTGACTCAATGTTGTTGTATGAGAACTTATGGACTTTAAAGTTTCGATGCAATTTGGTCTCGCACGAAAACTAAGGAGTTAACTGCATCCCTGAATTGGGCCGAATTAGAATCAGCGGTTCTATTGTGCGCCAAATTCTTAGGGATGGCGAAGTGATAAACTACATCCTACATTCCCAGCACATTTATTTGGCAAGTTAAAGCGAACTCCACCATAGCAGTTGGTTGTTTAAAAGGAATTTTGACGGGAAAAAAAAGTGCgtgcaaattttaaaaaatgataaaaaaaaaagagcggtAGTTATTACAGGCTAacattaattaataattatctATATAAAAAGTTAATAATTATCTATGTCaaatcttcctttttttttcggtGATAAGCTAACATTTATTTTGGCCAATAACGGAAATGAAATCTAAAAAGTGACACAAAAAACTAATGCCAAACTCTCTTATCTTTGTATGTTACATAGGAGCATTGATGATAATATAACACAAATTAATGAGATATTTAGAATTGGAaatagaaaagtaaaaaaaaaatctaaaataaagACCTGAAACTggattaacttttttttttcttctcttttgacAAGAGGTTCATAAACAACACTTAAATAGTGCTTGTGTTACTCCATAAACAAGAAGTTCATAAACTGGATTAACTTGGAGCATTTACTTTTGCATAGTGCTTATGTTACTCCACAAGAAATGATTGATGTGGTTCAGTGAAACTGATGTAAATCCTCCGTCTGGCCTTAAGACTACTGTTCATGTTTCTTCTGAGAGAACAAAAGCTATATGCAAGAAAAAGGTTGTTCTAGTGCGCATAATTTGCCTTGCTATGCTATTATAAGTATTGTGTTGTCACAACTGGCCCGTCAGTCAGGATGGCCGAGTGGTCTAAGGCGCCAGACTCAAGTTCTGGTCCTCGTGAGAGGGCGTGGGTTCAAATCCCACTTCTGACAACCAACCGATTATTAGTAGAGTGGTAGCGTAAAATTCGGGTATGGTTTTTAAGTGTTTTTTTTCCAAACATGGCTACCATGACCGCGCAAGTGAAAGGACAAAAAGTTGGATGAGGTTTTTGAGTTCGCAGGATTTTTGTGTCACAAGGACAGTGGTGGGCGGACATGCAGTATcgaattatttggaaaaaattatCTGCATCAGCagaacaaaatttgatttttttgttttgttttgcaaATTTTGGTAACCAAACAGCTGCGATTCTAGGCTAAAATGTGCTCAGGAGATGAGTAATGAAGTTAAAATTTTACAATTAATTAACCTTTTCCTAGTGGGCTCTCACAGGAGGATGCAGTCTTTTCATCTACTGATCTACGCATTTGCCGCAAAACCTAGTGGGAATCAGTCACTAAGTGACAAACCCCAAATGTGTATTTGTGGGATTCCATCCGCTAGAAAGCAATAAGCGGATAAGATTGTCAAAATTTCTGGGATCAATTGCCTCACAGCCTACCAAAATTCCTATGTACGTTGTTAAAGTCGTCCCAAGTCCTGTTGAATAGTGAAAACATTGACTCGTCGTCCATGTGAATTACTACACTGTTGTACCCAAAGATCGGGTCCAGATCTGCAAAAGCATACTAGCATATCAGAAAGATTGCTCTGCAGAAATAACTTTTggtatttaaaatttttggagcaatgaaaccaaaaaaaaaaaaaaacttttttttttggtttttaaaattttatttgcaGTGTTGCAGAATGATAAGCCCAAATATTGTaaattagtattatttttttttttgtctttaaaattttattttgcagTGTTGCAGAATGATAAGCCCAAATATTGTAAATTAGTATTAACCACCACCACTAATTCGAGttttaatttcttcaattttccctgTTTCCTCAAATCATTCAAGTTGAAGTTTAATTCCAGTGGGTCTTCGTGCATGATTTTAGACGTGAAACGTGCGTCTGAGGTCAACAAGCTGCACATTACATCATATAAATTTTTTAGATGGAAAGAGATGAAAGGTGCGTCAAATGCATCCCTAATACACAAACTAGTTGGTCCGTTTCGCGTTTTTACTTGCTATACGTCTTCACAGGGCATCCATCAAAGCTCGTGCTTCAGACGCACGGATTCGTCCAGCCGCCAAGGCTGACCAACGCGGCCCAACCGTCCGTGGACCAATGAATCAGAACCAATTTGTACATCTAGACTTCAGAGTCAGACAAAACCAACAAGAAAACGATTTTCCCATGAGATGGAAAACGCGAAAACGTGCTTAATGGGTTGCTTAATTGCTAAGGTCAACCTGGAGACTGGAGTAAGGAATCatgatcattttccttttttttttttcattctgaAACGTGAAAGTGCAACTAACGATAAGTCAACGTCATTCCCACGTACATGCATGCTAGGACCTTATCGAGCCTTCAGAAACCAAAAAATGGCATGCTGTACCAAATATTTTAATTACATAGAACAGTTAAAGGTGGCAGATGGGCAAATTTAAAATTGGATGGTGCGCATTAAATTTCGGAACACAAATTTTTAcaagtgaaatttttttttatgttactGTTTTAAGGTTTACTTTGGTTATATTAGCGTTTACATGCACTGTGCAATTATCACTGATAATAACTGATACATTATTGTGTCTGGAGAGAACCCCCAAACAACGACCAAAGGGGAAAAAGAATCAACTGATAGCACATTTATCTTAGCGGACAACTACAGAAACCAAAAAAGTCAAATGACCAACTGAAGAAGAGGCAAATTTCTCTTCTCCGACTGTATGTACTATAAAATTTGGAATTTGTGTACAGTTGCATAGCTTCATTTACTTGCAATGGAGTATAAAAACAATGGTGGAAATCCAAATGTGCAGTATATACACGGTATGACCATCGTTGTCAATGTACTAATTCCAGACCTCAATGGTTCCCATGGTGGCGCACCGCTTGATCTCACCCATGTGCTTAATCACCTTGCAGTTTCTATACTCAAATCACTTCGGCCCCTTGCATAACTGATGGAATAAAATGACCTAACTGAATCAACATGACACTGATGTCATCCGTAGAGCCTCTCTCCACTGACAAATCGACAAGCTTTCTGCAAGCAGCATGTCGATCTGAATTGTCAACATTCATACATAGAGGTCGAACTACATCTACAGCCTCTTGGTTGCTAACCTGAAAGTATATCCATAAAGCAGAATTAATATCCTAATTTTTTGACATCACCAGTTTACAGCTTTTAAATGTTGTACAAGAAAACATCATACGAAATCCATTTTGACAACTTACCTTGTCCCAAAGGCCATCAGAGGCCATGATTAGAAATTCGCATTCCGGTCTGATCTTTACGATCTTAGTATCTGGTTTTGGTATCACCCACGGTTTAAGATGGCGATCACCGAGTCCTCTTGATACAGCAAGAGATCCCTGTATTCTCCAAACACCATGGCAACAATCCACATAGCCACCCTACAAAGAGGACATTACAAATAAAATGAGCGAACACATGGAAGATTTTATGTTTTTCTTTATTGAAGAATTATGATTGTTTGACTTACCAGGCCCTCAATTCTCTCTCTTTCGTCCTGCCTGGAAGGCCTGTGATCAACTGTCAATGCCTCTGCAACTCCGCCCCGGCTCAAAACAGCACGACAGTCTCCAGCGTTTGATACCACAAGATTGCCTTGCTGTATCAATGCTGTCACGCAGCAAGTCCCCCCACTGATATCTTCTTTCAAACATTCTGCATCTGTAGTGAGATACCCCTCACTAATAGCCACTTCAATGCATTCTCCACTTCTCCTAGCCACTTCATTCATGATATTCTTGTTTAAATTCTTAGCTGCAAATTCTGCAGCTTTTGCTCCTCCATGCCCATCAAATACTCCAAAGATAGCCTGAAACAGCATTAAGCATCGTTCAGAATCCAGTTTGAAATGTAAAATACATCCTAGTACATAGACATCCTAAGGTGAAAGGCATAATATTCCTACCAAGACCAATTGAGTAAAACTGCATTCATTCACAACTATCCATTCCATCACATATTAGAATCCAATGCCACATTTGCAAACAACGCGTAAGACTACTATTGTAAAATTCTCCAGTTCATCTTCTGCCACTAAATTGTTCTAAGCTTCCTTTATTCAACAAGAATACTAATTCTAGAATATACAACAACCGAATTCTTCCCTCGCTATCTACCAAGTCCATCCGATGTTGGACTAATCCAATGATCTGTTCCTGAATATTGAATTCTAATTCGATATTAATCGGCTTAATATCTGGAGATTGCAAAAGACTATATTCTATACAACTAACAACAAAATTCCCCAaacaaaaactacccaatgcagTAACAGAGTTTTCCGAGGCATATACAATACCTGCTTAGGGTCTCCTAGGACTCCAGAAGCGGCAGAGTGGCGATCCTCCATAGGGGCACGCCTTTTCCCTCTTTTGCAATAAACAGCGTATCCTTCTCCTTCGGCCTCCACCTCATCGATCCTCTCTCCATCCCCGGGTGTCGAATCAAACCTCAATGGTTCATTAGGAATATCAATCCTGCCAGGCCGTTTCCTCTTCAAAAAAGTCGTCGTCGACGCCGATGACGTGGAACAGACTGCCGCCTCGCTCTTACTGATATTTGTATTTCCATATCTATTAGTACTACTGTAATTAAACAGGTTGGTCGCTTGTTTCTGAAGTCGGAGGGTGAAGGGAGACAAGGGTGATGGAGACGACGGCGAGGGAGATGGTGAAGAGGAGGTGGCCTTGCAGAAGATAGGAGAGAGTCTGGGTCTGGGAGATGGCATGAAAACCGGTGAACTTGCTACCACCGCTACAGCGCCAGGCATGTTTTGTTCTCGGCTTCTTGCTCTATActtgctttcttcttcctcttcttttgCGCAAATTCGATTTTGCCTCCAGCGGTATCGGTAATTGATTTGATGAGGGTGAGGGTGAGGGCTCTGTCTTTATATAGTGGGTACCTTGATGCCAATTGCCACTTGCCAGCTAGCTGCAATGCTGTTAATATCTGTGACTTGGTTTTTTGTAATCGAGAATTCCAAAGAGTTTTGCTATTTAAATCCTTCACGCTCTTACCCGGATCGTGCCGTTACTGCTTATAGAATATACACATGCTGATGCTTCGGCTCATCAATAATCAATGGTGAAAGGAGAACAAGTTATGACTTATGAGACAGTCCCTTGTGAGTTAGAAAACGGGGAACAGTCTCTTTGTGCTTATTTTGGGTCTAATCATTGATTACTTAACTCATGTTTTAGCAAACTTTGTTTATTGAGTTATTAAAgtgaaaattattttgttttgaaaataaattaaaattatagagaataatttaaattatttcaCCCTTTATATATTGTTAATCTGTATCAATTCGTAGATTTTAATAGTTAACTGCTTGATGAGGTGtccaaattttgtcaaaataatGGGTTTTGTTCTAAAAGTAAATACTACTACCTAGTTTTGTAATACAAGATGACTTTTAGTTAAAATATATGTATACAACTACAGACTAGTAATTACTAGCattatttaattaatattaAGAATCAAATACTACTATGTATGATATTTTAGGATGGCGCAACGCCACGTCCCTCGCGTGGGAGTGGAGAACCTCACAACATGTTGATGGAAATCGTGGGTTGGGAGGTGTTCAATGACTGACTGAACCGTGTCAACGGTCAAACACGTTAAATTAGCTTTTTCTTCTCTCTAGTCTTTCTTTAGTAAAACCTGGGAAACTCTCTCACATAAGTCACTAGTCTTCGTCCTCCTGGCGCTTGCTTGTAGGAATGGGTCTCTTTTGATTGCCTGTCGACTATCCAGTCGTTTGCCCGCTGgctctcattttttttattagctATATTTGTAATTGCATTTGCCCGCCGTCTCCCGCAAGATGCTGGCCCCATTGCCTTTTACTATTCTCTGGAGCCGACAACATCTCAGAGGCCCAGCAAATTTTACACAAGTCCAATTTCGCAATTCCCTGGTCACAATATCCCCCATGCATTTGCACATGTACGCTCTGTCCACTTAAACATTCCATTAAAGTTGACTGAAGCTGTCGAAATTGCGTAATTCCTGAGGCACATCCCTATTTTCTCGTAATTTTGTAGTTACGGTTAAGAATTCGGTAAACGATTTTGTTTTCAGGGTAAAATGTAAAAGAGGCAAACGGCCGAATGTGTTAACCAGCACAGAAAGCAAGTTTAATATATAGATAGATTAATCTTATATAAATTATcagtatatatattattattataattaaatatatgatacacgtgtaaaatttaattttaaaattttaaaatttgataatGTATATACTAACAATTTatcctaaaaaaaattatattattgtTCTCTTCATTTACTTCATAGTCAAAGGTATATTCGACTGCTTTGACTCGATTTGTTTGTTGTCTTTCGCTTTTCTTTCGAATCTCTCCTGagcaattttttaaaattgtttATACAGCACAAACTTGCCTTTTACAAGTAagcttgtttcttttttcttcttcttctttttctttttaaagtaCACTTCAAGCCACCTAATTGGAAATTCCACGAGGCATAACACGGGTCTTCCATTCCGGATTCTGGAAAATTTGCTCGATCTAGAAGGACTATATTTTAGTGCAAAGTTCAAGATTTGAAAAGAGAAAAGTAGGCGTTGTTTTTAGTCTGTTGATATGGTAAATTCAGAGTTTATATTTTGCTACAATTATTTTCAGCAGTTTGCATGCAACACCAATTTATGTTTGTGATTCAAATGTTCATATGCATTGTCACGAATAATAACCAACCATTTAACATAGTAATTTTTAAGCTCGTTGTACCAATGCGTCGTCACATCTCCAATCTCTTCTGTTGTGTTAAAGACATTTTTGGTGCGAACTTAATAATGTATTAAACTTGCAGTATATTACTTAAATCACATGTTAACATGGAATCATGTTCACTAAGTCGTTGCTATTTtaagatttgaagaaaaatatggagaTGACTTTAAAATCTCGAAGGGCATTTCTCATGCAATTCATGAAAAGCCAAAGCATCTCTACTGATGctatgtgagcatgtatcctcaTGGATTGGTTTGCTTGAGATTTTAGCTGATTCCCGCCTTAGCAATTTGATTTTACTATtcaaatatttt contains:
- the LOC113760452 gene encoding probable protein phosphatase 2C 2; the protein is MPGAVAVVASSPVFMPSPRPRLSPIFCKATSSSPSPSPSSPSPLSPFTLRLQKQATNLFNYSSTNRYGNTNISKSEAAVCSTSSASTTTFLKRKRPGRIDIPNEPLRFDSTPGDGERIDEVEAEGEGYAVYCKRGKRRAPMEDRHSAASGVLGDPKQAIFGVFDGHGGAKAAEFAAKNLNKNIMNEVARRSGECIEVAISEGYLTTDAECLKEDISGGTCCVTALIQQGNLVVSNAGDCRAVLSRGGVAEALTVDHRPSRQDERERIEGLGGYVDCCHGVWRIQGSLAVSRGLGDRHLKPWVIPKPDTKIVKIRPECEFLIMASDGLWDKVSNQEAVDVVRPLCMNVDNSDRHAACRKLVDLSVERGSTDDISVMLIQLGHFIPSVMQGAEVI